Proteins encoded in a region of the Solanum dulcamara chromosome 9, daSolDulc1.2, whole genome shotgun sequence genome:
- the LOC129902584 gene encoding polyadenylate-binding protein RBP47-like, with protein sequence MQRNNGTESQDNKPPPPPPAAVSPTAQQGVTGAAVVPVAPAAVVSQQQQPWVAMQYPAAAMVMQHPMMPAPHYPPHYMPYHPHHHHHLIHHPPLSPSLHQQQQQQGGGSNNNNNNNENRTIWVGDLHNWMDEDYLRSCFASTNEVASIKVIRNKQTGFSEGYGFVEFFTHASAEKVLQTYSCMTMPNVEQPFRLNWATFSMGDKRANNGSDLSIFVGDLAADVTDTLLHETFAKKYPSVKAAKVVIDANTGRSKGYGFVRFGDDNERSSAMNEMNGVYCSSRPMRIGAATPRKSSGYPQQYSSQGGYSNGGPAQGSQPDADSTNTTIFVGGLDPNVSDEDLRQPFAQYGEIVSVKIPVGKGCGFVQFANRNDAEEALQKLNGTAIGKQTVRLSWGRNPANKQSRSDFGNQWTGPYYGGHFYDGYGYAFPPPHDPGMYAAAYGAYPVYGTHQQQVS encoded by the exons ATGCAGAGGAACAATGGTACTGAATCTCAAGACAATAAGCCGCCGCCGCCGCCGCCAGCAGCGGTGTCTCCGACGGCGCAACAAGGAGTGACTGGGGCGGCGGTTGTACCCGTTGCACCGGCAGCGGTGGTTTCGCAGCAGCAGCAGCCGTGGGTGGCGATGCAGTATCCGGCAGCGGCGATGGTAATGCAGCATCCAATGATGCCGGCCCCACATTATCCACCTCACTATATGCCGTATCATCCACAccaccatcaccaccttatccaCCACCCGCCGCTCTCGCCGTCGCTGCAtcaacaacagcagcagcaaGGTGGAGgatctaataataataataataataatgagaatCGTACGATCTGGGTGGGTGACCTTCATAATTGGATGGACGAGGATTATCTACGTAGCTGCTTTGCCTCCACAAACGAG gttgcCTCCATCAAGGTGATTCGCAATAAACAGACTGGTTTCTCTGAAGGATATGGTTTTGTGGAATTCTTCACACATGCATCTGCAGAGAAAGTTCTGCAGACATATTCATGCATGACAATGCCTAATGTGGAACAACCTTTCCGTCTGAATTGGGCTACATTCAGCATGGGTGACAAGCGAGCTAACAACGGTTCTGATCTTTCTATCTTTGTAGGAGATTTAGCTGCAGATGTTACTGATACCTTACTGCATGAAACTTTTGCCAAAAAATACCCTTCTGTTAAAGCTGCTAAAGTTGTCATTGATGCCAACACTGGTCGTTCAAAAGGATATGGTTTTGTAAGGTTTGGAGATGATAATGAAAGGTCTTCAGCTATGAATGAAATGAATGGTGTGTATTGTTCAAGCAGGCCTATGCGAATTGGTGCCGCTACACCACGGAAATCATCAGGATACCCACAGCAGTATTCTTCTCAAG GTGGATACTCCAATGGTGGACCAGCTCAAGGATCACAACCTGATGCAGATTCTACAAATACCACA ATATTTGTTGGAGGTCTTGACCCCAATGTCAGTGATGAAGATCTTAGACAGCCTTTTGCACAGTATGGTGAAATAGTTTCTGTAAAAATACCAGTTGGGAAAGGGTGTGGGTTTGTGCAATTCGCAAACAG AAATGATGCAGAGGAAGCCTTACAGAAGTTGAACGGAACTGCTATTGGCAAGCAAACAGTGCGCCTTTCTTGGGGACGAAACCCAGCAAATAAACAG TCAAGATCTGATTTTGGGAACCAGTGGACTGGGCCATACTATGGAGGACATTTCTATGATGGGTATGGGTATGCATTCCCACCACCACACGACCCAGGGATGTATGCTGCCGCCTATGGGGCTTATCCAGTGTATGGTACTCACCAGCAACAAGTAAGCTGA